The following is a genomic window from Spirosoma foliorum.
TTCAGAAGTACAATTCAAGGTTAAACACCTTGTTATATCAACGGTCACGGGTTCTTTCAAGTCGTTTAGTGGTCAGGCAATTACCAATGGCGACCAGTTTGAGGATGCCGACATTCAATTTTCGGTCGATGTTAATAGCGTAGATACAGGCCAGCCTGGTCGGGACGAGCACCTGCGTAATGCCGATTTTTTTGAAGCCGAAACCTACCCTCAGTTCACGTTTGTATCGACTTCGTTTAAGAAGATCAAAGGAGACCTGTACAAACTAATCGGTAATCTCACCATCAAAGGCATTACGAAAGAAGTAGCGTTCGAGGCCGAATATGGCGGTACCGAGAAAGATAACTGGGGTAATATCAAGGTTGGGTTTGAAGTAACCGGTACAATTGACCGTAAAGAGTTTAACGTCACCTTCAATGCGCTAACCGAAACAGGTGGACTTGCTTTGGGCGAGAACATTAAGATTATCGCTAACATCCAATTGGGAAGACCAGCTTAAGCGAGCTAGATCCAATAAAAAAACTCCTACACAAATGGTCGGAGTTTTTATTGGATCTAGCTTGATTTTACAGGCTAAACTAACGTGAATTTGAGATTGGAGTTGGCCCGTTAGGGCCTTTACAGTGTAACGTCGGTAGTACCATTTGTTTGCAGAATAGATAATGTGCCTTTAGGTACATAACGGTTGTGTACCTAAAGGCACACCCTATTTACTCAGAAGCTTTTACTACCAACGCTATGGTGTGAAGGCCCTAACGGGCCAAAAATGGGGTTTAATCGTATAGGTAAACTAGTGCCGATTAAGCCGTCAGGGTGATCAATCGTTGTGTAAACGAGCGCAGCCAGTTTGTTTTTGCCAATACATTAAAAAGTGTTATGCCCGTAATAGCGCAGGTGATTCCGGCTAGCACGTCCAGCGTGTAGTGATGACTTGTATATACTGCCGAAAACCAGATGCCCACCATCACCACAGCAAAAAACAGGTTGATCAAGCCCAGTCGATTCTTCAGGCCGTAGTATAAAACAATGACCGGGTAAGACGAATGGAGCGAAGGCATAGCGGCAAACACATTCGAACTTTTGGCGTAGATGCCGCTAAATACCGATACGCCAAAATACTGATCGAAGTTGGCTAAGCCAGCAGTATTACCCGGTGTGTTGGGTTCAAATACAAATCCATGCACTTGTACATACCAGGGTGGTGCCGCCGGGTACAGGTAATAAATGACAAAGCCCAGCAGATTGACCAGCACAAACGTCAACGCGAAAGGAAAAAACGCTGGCCGATTTTTGAAAAAAAGATAAGTCGCAAAGGCAAGTGGAATCGGGACCCAGGTTAAATAGAATATGCCCGTCAGCACATTGAGTAAAGTTGTTCGATGAGCCAGCCAATATTCATTCGGTGTCAGAATTGATGAGTCGTAAGGAATCCCGAACAGCTTTTTTTCCAACAGATAGAGCGACTCAATGTGTACGGAATTGTATCGATAGTTCGGAAACGCTTTCATGTAATCGAAAACGATCCAGTACACAATGAAAATCGAGAAACCGAGCACAAACTTACGGCTCTGATTTGAGGCAAAATATAAGCCATTTACCAACCCAATCAGAAATAACTGATCTGATTTAAAGCCAACCAGCGTAAACGATAGCAGAAGATAACCCAGCGAAAGCGCACTTAGGGTTATAATCTGTCGGGGAAGCGATGGCGCAACAAGTGAGGAGTCAGATGTCATGTCAATGAGGAATTGCCTATGGAGGCAGCTTCCGTTTAGACCATAATGCGTTCGACTGTATTCTCGCCAGTAGACACGTTTATACCTTCTACCTGAATGTATTTTACGTTAGGTGCCCAGAATGTACCGCCTTCAATATGCAGGTAAAGACGCTTTAGAATTACCTTTTTCTGATTCACATTGGCATACACCTGATAGCCATCTCGCTCTGATTTTACCAGATGCAACGGAAATTTTTTGTAAGACACGAAATTCAGTTCATACTCTTCGTTTGACAACGGCTTAGCCTTGATACCATAGGCAAACGTGCGCTGAATGTAAGAAAGCTCTTGCTTCTGGCTTTCTTCGGTATAGCGAATCCAAAAAACATGCACTGGATCGTCTTTATCCAGCTTCCCATTTTTTAGATTCAAGGCGCAAATAATCGTGTTCGTATTCGGATCGCGCTGGAGGTAAAATAACTGATTCGGTACATTTTGAGGGACCGGAAAGCTTGTAGTTACTTTATTCTGTTGAGGCTTGTCGGGTACTCCCTTTGCTGTAACTGGCTGCCCTAGGGAAGTAGTCAGCATTAAAAAAGCCATAACTAGTGCGGCTGGCCGCGATGCCGCTTTCTCTTTCTGATCAAGCGCTTTTTTGGCATCCATCAGTCGATTATAAGCCGTGATGTTGGTCATAACCGCCATTACCGTTAAGGGTAAGGTGAAAATAGACATGGTTTCAAAGATATGTACAGGAATGCCGGGCACGTAAAGCTTAAAGTCCGGACCAATAACAGTTGCCAGACAACCACACGCCAGCGCCGATACCCCAATGGTAATTACTCGTTCGGGACGCTGCATCAATCCGCCTTTACTCTCAATACCTAACCCTTCAGCGCGGGCACGGGTATAGCTAACCATCATGGAGCCAATCAGCGCAATAAAGGCAAATAATGAGCCAAAAAAGTAGTGATGGGCAATCAGGTAATAACAGATACCCAGAAACATAATCAACTCGCTGTACCGGTCCAGCACCGAATCGAAGAGCGCTCCCGATAGCGAACTCATCTTACCAAGCCGCGCTACCTGACCATCCAGCATGTCAAACAAACCGGCAAAAAGTACCAACGCGCCTGCCCAGCCAACATAGCTTAAATCACCCCGATTGCCTTGCTGGGCACCAAGAATGAAGATTACGGCCACACCAATATTTAAGACAAGGCCAATGGTTGTGACCATATTCGGCGTTAGGCCGAGTCGAATCAACAATCTGACGAAAGGATTGATGACCGTATAAATTCCTAATTGAATTTTCGTTCTGAAGGTGAGTGCCTGTTCCATAGTTGTAGGCGTATTGTGTTAAAAATCAAACGTAGCGCGGGCGCGAATGCCCCATTGCGACACGTTTGGATGATCTAAATAATTGAGTCGTTTAACCAGATCGATGCGGAAAAACTTCAGTACATTGGCAACCCCTGCACTGGCTTCGATATAAGGCGTTTTCGTTAAGGTATAGGTAGAGGGAGTTCCTAAAGCATCGACCGGGAATTGGTATAGCGATGGGTTCTGTTGTGGGTCATTCTGGCTACGTAAACCACCATACAGCGCTTTGAACGAAACCGCTTCCCGCCATTTCAGCTTTTTAAACAACGGAATTTTGTTAAAGAAAAATCCATTGAACGAGTGATCGATGCTTAAACTCGCATGGTGGTCGCTGACAAATTCCAGGAAATTCATCAGGTTATACGAGTTGAGCTGATAGGCATACGTTTGGTTCGCCCGGTGAATGGTCAGCAGGGGGAAAGGAACTTGCCCAAAAATGTAGCTTCCCTGTACCGCAACGTTGGTATAGCCCAGTTGGGATAAATAAAAACGTTTGCTAATACTAGCTGTCAGATTCTGGTAGTTGTAACTGCTATTGAGTAACCCCTTTACGCCAGCTGTAAATCGGATCGTATACACCGGATAACGGCCCACAATGGGTATCCGGTAAATCTTTCCCTGATAGAACTGTTCATTCGGCGCATAGCGGGCTTCTACCGACAGCTCAGTTGTTGTTAGCGTACGCGAGGGCGTATTTTCGTTGTCAGTTGCGGTCTTGAATAGCAAGGCTTCAGCCGCCGACTGCTGCCAGTTTTTAAAGCCGAAACTGTATGAAAAGTGGTTCTCAAACTCATGCACGTAATCGATGCGCCAGGTGTCGTTGTAGAGCCACTTGTCGTTGACACCCCGTTTGAAGGAGAGCAGAAAGTTGTCTTCCTGTACAAATTGAAGTTCCTGTCCCGGAATTTTGGTGTCGCGCTGAAAGCTGGTTCGGATGTAGTTTTGCGGAAACTGGTAGATCGACTTGTTGTTGATGGAGTACGTTCCGCTCAGAAAATATTTCCAGCGCTGGTCTTTAAACCCATAAGCCGCGTAAGTTTCGGCGTAATAGCGTTTGCTCAATTCGGGTGTTGTGCGACCGCCCAATCGTAGCCGAAATCCCTCTACTGGGTTGAAGCTATAGAACGTATTGGCGGGACCAACTTCAAATGGGCCAAACGATTTATAGCCAGCCAGCAAAAAGGTTAAGGCTTCCATCGTACGCCGAAACGAAGGCATTCGTTTTAAACTGTCGATGTTGGTATAGATTTTCGACTCGGCGGCCGAAAGCGAATCGTGCCGATTTTCCACCCAGAACACGTCGGGTTTAGTCGTTGCATCCTCGGCTACTACCTGGGGTGAGCCTTCGTAGAAGCTGGCTGTGTGCGCTTCGTCCGTTTTGTAGTTTCGGTACGACAGCGTCCGCTGGCCGAAAATACCACCCCCTTTGCCGCCTTTACTAATCCCAAAGTCAGCCAGCATGTCGCTTTTGCTGAGGTAATATCGGCCGTCCGTGTTTTGCTCAAACTGCTGACGGATTTGCAAGTCACGAACCCAGTTCAGGTTAATTTTGGGATTAATGGTCAGGTTGATCTTCTGCACGGCATAATTACTATCCAGCGTGACATACATCTTGCCTTCAAACAGCATATCTGTTCCATTTCGGGGTACAAAATTTAACCCGATCAGTTTAGCCTTGCCAATTGTAAGCGTATCCGCCAGATAATATTGATAAAAGAGGGGAGCATTACTGGCAATAGGACTCAGGAACTGGTTGGTCATCAGGAAGATCGAGTTGGAATAGATATCGACCTTCGAATACATCCGGTTCAAGTACAGACTAAGACCATTATTGTCGAAGTATTGACCAAAATCGACTCGTTTCTTCGCCTTCACAATGACTTTTTCCTTCGCTGGGTCTTTGCGGAAATAGGCATCCGAAACTTTTTCTTCCAGATAAACGGGCAGTAGCGATTTGCCCGGTAAAGTGGTTGTGTCCCGATTGTTTAATAGAAACTTATACTTCTGAAATATCTTCCGCTCTGATACTTTCGTGGATAAGCTACTGAGCGAAAACTGCAACTTGTCGTATTCTTCATAAGCCGCGTAGTCGTAATGACCAATCTGATTCTGCTCTTTGTGGCTAATCACATTCCGAATCAGCTCAACGGCAGGGTTGTTTTTATTGCGATATCGTTCCTGCTTGCTTTTGCGGATAACCACCTCATTCAGTACCTGGGCGTCTGGCTCCAGTCGTATACTTACTTGTTGCGATATACCCGGTTTAATGGATTTCGTGACTGTTTTGTAGCCAAGAAATGAAAAGGCCACGCTCACGAAATTGCCATTTCCGGTTAGGGTATAGGCTCCTCGTTCGTTGCTGCTAATACCGATCGTAGTACCGACAAAAACGATGTTAGCAAATGGTAAGGGCTGATTGGTTGCCCCATCAATAATAGTTCCGGTAACGGTAGTCACCTGTGCTCGGGTTAACCCAGCACTTAAAAACAGCAATCCGCTCAAAAACAGGACTGTTTGGTAGGATATGCAGCGGAGTAAATGGTTCATGACATGGTGAAGACGAAGTCTTTCTGTAAAAAATAATTGTAGCTGACACCCACCAGAATAGACACTGCCGTTTTGGCGATTAGATACTGGATGCCAAGGAAATGTGTAGCGGCATAGAGCCCGGTTGCATTAGCACCTGCATTACCGAGCCAGACAAGAACAAACCGACTGAATTGTGAAACAACAGGCTGTTGGCTAGTAGGAAAAGCCCACTTCCTGGCGATAATGAAGCTGGCTATTCCACCACTAACAGCCCCGGTTACACTGGCCGACAAATACCAGAAGTGCCAGATATTGACGAACAGGATTGTTGTCAGAAAGTCAACCCCGGTCGCTATAAGCGAGGTGGCCTGAACTTTAATAAATGTTTGCATAACGTTTTATAAGAAACCTACGGCCAGCGCAATTTGTAACAACAGGTTGGCGTAAAGTCCTGCGAGCAGATCGTCGAGCATGACGCCCCAGCCTCCCGGTAGTTTTTCCAGCTTTCGGATACCAAAGGGCTTGGCGATATCGAACAGGCGAAACAACAGAAGCCCCACCAACAGGCTTTTCTCCGTAATGGGGATGAATAGCAAACTGAGGCACATACCGGCTACTTCATCAATCACAACGCGGTAACTGTCTTTCCCCCACTGTTCTTCAACCACATTGGCCGACCATATACCAATCGCCGTAATACCAGTGGTAATAAGTATAGGCGTATAGAACGGATAGGTAGTCGATTGGGCCAGATACCAAATCACACAGCACGCAACAGCAGCTACCGTTCCACCCCCTTTACGGATGTAGCCGATACCCAGGCCGGTAGCAATCAGTTTGTGCATGGCGTGTAGTGGAACGGATCTTTTAGGCCAGCGCTAATAAAGCAGGCTCAGAGACGTGCAGGTTTAGCTTATCCTCCGATTTTTCGATGAATAAAAAGTTGATAATCATTAGTGTAACCAGCTGCTTATGCTCTTCGGCATACAGAGTAAATGCGTTCTCGCTCATTTGCCAAGTATTCATTGTAATGGCTTTCCCGAGAAAAATAAACTGTGTATTCGATAGCAGTAAGCTTAGCACATGATGCGGGTTTACGGGGCGTACCATTCCCTGATCGATGGCTTCCCTAAGCTGTTTCTCGAATAGCAAGGTTGCCTGAGTCTTGGCCGCTTGAATGATATTCACCAAATGGTCGGGGTCTCTATGGAGCTCATTCAGAATGAAAATGCATAAGCTGGGATTTTGCTTGAACGTCTGAAAATCATGTTCGATTAACTCAATTATTTTCTCTTTGAGGCTAATGGGCTTGGTAAGAACATTGGTCATGCCCGCAAAGAAAAGCTGAAGCATTTCGTCGAAGACGGCCGCAAAGAGCTTCTCCTTACTTCGGAAATAGTAGTTCATCAGGGCGCAATTCAGGTCAGCTTCCTTAGCGATATCGCGGGTGGTGGCTCCTTCGAAGCCTTTTTCCAGGAATACCTTTTTCGCTGCTTCTTTAATCTTATCCTCAGTTGAACTCGCTGATTTCATTATTACGTCAATATTATGTGGCAAAGGTAATGTTGGTTATTTATATTTGCCAAATGTTTTAATCAAATGTTTAAATAATATGTTTTAAATATTTCTATGACGGGGAACATTGTCGGCATTAATCCGCTTATTCCTCTACGGAAAAGAGACGTGTGAGTGTTTGAATTTCTGAATATGACTGTATATCAGAATAATATTGCTTTAAGTGATTACCACGTACAGCACAAGGCTATTGACTGAAAAAGATTGCTGAATACATACTTGACACTTGTTAAACTTAAATTGCCGCACAGCGGCAGAGGTAAATTATGGTAGACATATGCACAATAGGACATATAACTCTTGACAAAATAGTCACATCACAATCTGTGAGCTACATGCCAGGGGGCACCTCTTTTTACTTTTCCAAGGCCCTTTTGCATGCCGATATTAAGTATAAATTAATCACGGCTCTTGCCCAGCAAGACTATCACATTGTCGACGATCTTCAGGCCGAAGGGGTTGATGTTGACATTCTGCCAAGTAAACACACTGTTTATTTTCAAAACAGCTACAGCGCCGATCAGAATCATCGGGAACAACAGGTACTGCAAAAGGCAGCTCCCTTTCGGCTCTCTAAAATGCCTGCCATCGATGCGAAACTGTTTCATTTAGGGCCGTTGCTTGCCGATGATATTCCCATAAACGTGATTGAGGATTTGTCGAAACGGGGGATCGTATCGCTCGACATTCAGGGCTATTTACGACGCGTTCGGAATAAGAGAGTGGTGTATCAGGATTGGATTCACAAAAAATATATCCTTCCTTATGTAAGCATTCTGAAGGCAAATGAGTTTGAAATGGAGGTCGTTACCGGCCAGAAAAATGCCTGGGATGGCGCTATGTACCTTGCCGATCTGGGTGTGCGTGAAGTAATTATAACGCTTGGAAGCGAAGGGTCACTAATTTATACCGGAGGTACTTTTTATGAGATTCCGGCTTTCAAGCCCACCGCCGTTGTCGATGCTACCGGTTGTGGCGATACGTACATGGCGGGTTATCTGTTGAAGCGGGTTCAAGGTAGCCACGTAGAAGAAGCTGGCGAGTTTGGAGCTGCACTGGCTACATTGAAAGTGGCATCTTCGGGTCCATTTTCCGGTTCACCTGCGTTGTTTTCAACCTTGCTGGAACATGGGATCGTGGGTTAGTGCTTGTCCAATTTAGATTCTAGAGATTCTTTCGATTCTAATTGATCGTTTAGGTGGTGATTATCAATAGAATCAACCGCACGGGCGCACCCGAGAATCTACTTTGGCCTGTGGTTAAACTATATTTTCCCTTACCCCATCACAATCTTATCCCAATCCGTCTTTTTGTATTGCTGAAGAAGAATCCAGAACGTAGCAATTGATACCGGAATAGCCAGCCAAACGCCATATGGCACAAACGTCAGACCATAATGTGAGAAACCGACTATCCCCAGAACGATGCTAATCAACAGTCCACGAGCGGTAATGTTTTGCTTCAACGCATCCTGTGCCGTTGAGAAGGGCATGTATCGGGTTGACAGGAGAGCTGAACTTGCTACCATTACCAGAGAATTACAGAACGCCAGGAGTACGTCGCTAATCTTATCGGTGCCGTATCGATAGATAATATAAGCGGATAGCAAAAGGTAGAAAGGGATCAGAAGTTTTATGATCAAAGCTTTCAGTGAGCCTGATAAAATAGCGCCCGGTTCGCGAATAGGAGCACTACCGTAGACCCATGCCGCCCGGTAATTATCTGAAACGCCGAGTTGGTAATGCGCAACCATCACGTAAATACTGGCGAAGTACAGAGCAAATAGATAAAAGAAGCTACTTGAACCGAAGGTCTGCCCCTGAATTGACATGACCACCACATAAGCCAGACCAAAGCCCAGTTGTGGGTATGTTTTAAGCTTGAATTTACGGTCGCGGCCCGTTACGCGCCAGGTGAAGGCAAAGGCTGCGCGTTCAAGCGGATTGGTTGTAAATACGTTGGCAAAGCGATCTGTCCAGCCGAGTGTTTGTTGCGTTTCCTGAACAGAGCTCGCTGATTCTGCCGGGCGGCTTTCCTGATCGAGCCCACTGAGTTTCTGGGTAAAATCGGCGGTCAGGAAGCGATTCATAAACCAGAGACCAGCACACGGTGTGACGAATGCAAGTGCCAGAAAAATCAAGTGTATCTGGTCAATAGCTGGCTGAACCACCATATCGACAGCGCCTGCCATCCACATCGGCGGTACCAGATAATGCCACCCCTGGTGTTCAAATGCCTGCGCCAGCCTCATTTCTGGGCCCATTAAGCGGGGCAAAAGTTGATAGCCGCCATAGAACAGAATGGCCATGATGATCTGAAAATAGTTGATCACCTCCCGCAATTTTTCCTCACTAATGAACCGCATCAGCAGGAGGTAGAATACATTCGTCAGAAATACCATCAATACTGACGATAGCAGACTGAGTACCAGAACCAGTACACCCGCCAGCGCTCCAAAACGGGTCGATATAATAAAAACAGCACCTAACGATATGGAAAGGGCAATGGCGAACAGATAACTGGCAATGTGTACAACACGAGCCAGCCAGAGTGTACGACTACTGACAGGCCGGGGTAAAATAATCTGGTTGTCAGATGAATCGAGAATGACCGATGAGAAATCCGAAATAAGCGTCATGGCCGATAGCGCCATAACATAGGCAAATTGCAGGGTGAGCGGAAAAAACATCTGGTCTCTCTCAGGAAAGGTTAATATCCCCAGACCAACAAAGCCACCGAACAGGGTGTAAATCCCTAAAATGCGAATAAAACTACTGTTGTTCTCGCCCGACGGCTTGCCGTAACGCCCCAAACTAATGATGCTACGTCGGTTGTCCATCGTTAGTTTTACGGATACAATAGCCCGCAATTGGCCATAATCGGCACCCAAAGTCCGGAATAGCGGCTGGATTCGGTCAAGTATCCAGAGAATAAACGTGGCCATATTCTCTAGTTTTTCAAAGTGTGAATAAACTCTTCGGCAATGCCCGTTTGGCCTTCGCTACCCGTCAGTTCGGC
Proteins encoded in this region:
- a CDS encoding phosphatidylglycerophosphatase A family protein, with protein sequence MHKLIATGLGIGYIRKGGGTVAAVACCVIWYLAQSTTYPFYTPILITTGITAIGIWSANVVEEQWGKDSYRVVIDEVAGMCLSLLFIPITEKSLLVGLLLFRLFDIAKPFGIRKLEKLPGGWGVMLDDLLAGLYANLLLQIALAVGFL
- a CDS encoding YceI family protein — protein: MSQTTWTVDNLHSEVQFKVKHLVISTVTGSFKSFSGQAITNGDQFEDADIQFSVDVNSVDTGQPGRDEHLRNADFFEAETYPQFTFVSTSFKKIKGDLYKLIGNLTIKGITKEVAFEAEYGGTEKDNWGNIKVGFEVTGTIDRKEFNVTFNALTETGGLALGENIKIIANIQLGRPA
- a CDS encoding GtrA family protein; protein product: MQTFIKVQATSLIATGVDFLTTILFVNIWHFWYLSASVTGAVSGGIASFIIARKWAFPTSQQPVVSQFSRFVLVWLGNAGANATGLYAATHFLGIQYLIAKTAVSILVGVSYNYFLQKDFVFTMS
- a CDS encoding PfkB family carbohydrate kinase; the protein is MSYMPGGTSFYFSKALLHADIKYKLITALAQQDYHIVDDLQAEGVDVDILPSKHTVYFQNSYSADQNHREQQVLQKAAPFRLSKMPAIDAKLFHLGPLLADDIPINVIEDLSKRGIVSLDIQGYLRRVRNKRVVYQDWIHKKYILPYVSILKANEFEMEVVTGQKNAWDGAMYLADLGVREVIITLGSEGSLIYTGGTFYEIPAFKPTAVVDATGCGDTYMAGYLLKRVQGSHVEEAGEFGAALATLKVASSGPFSGSPALFSTLLEHGIVG
- a CDS encoding DUF4833 domain-containing protein, encoding MEQALTFRTKIQLGIYTVINPFVRLLIRLGLTPNMVTTIGLVLNIGVAVIFILGAQQGNRGDLSYVGWAGALVLFAGLFDMLDGQVARLGKMSSLSGALFDSVLDRYSELIMFLGICYYLIAHHYFFGSLFAFIALIGSMMVSYTRARAEGLGIESKGGLMQRPERVITIGVSALACGCLATVIGPDFKLYVPGIPVHIFETMSIFTLPLTVMAVMTNITAYNRLMDAKKALDQKEKAASRPAALVMAFLMLTTSLGQPVTAKGVPDKPQQNKVTTSFPVPQNVPNQLFYLQRDPNTNTIICALNLKNGKLDKDDPVHVFWIRYTEESQKQELSYIQRTFAYGIKAKPLSNEEYELNFVSYKKFPLHLVKSERDGYQVYANVNQKKVILKRLYLHIEGGTFWAPNVKYIQVEGINVSTGENTVERIMV
- a CDS encoding phosphatase PAP2 family protein, which encodes MTSDSSLVAPSLPRQIITLSALSLGYLLLSFTLVGFKSDQLFLIGLVNGLYFASNQSRKFVLGFSIFIVYWIVFDYMKAFPNYRYNSVHIESLYLLEKKLFGIPYDSSILTPNEYWLAHRTTLLNVLTGIFYLTWVPIPLAFATYLFFKNRPAFFPFALTFVLVNLLGFVIYYLYPAAPPWYVQVHGFVFEPNTPGNTAGLANFDQYFGVSVFSGIYAKSSNVFAAMPSLHSSYPVIVLYYGLKNRLGLINLFFAVVMVGIWFSAVYTSHHYTLDVLAGITCAITGITLFNVLAKTNWLRSFTQRLITLTA
- a CDS encoding TetR/AcrR family transcriptional regulator: MKSASSTEDKIKEAAKKVFLEKGFEGATTRDIAKEADLNCALMNYYFRSKEKLFAAVFDEMLQLFFAGMTNVLTKPISLKEKIIELIEHDFQTFKQNPSLCIFILNELHRDPDHLVNIIQAAKTQATLLFEKQLREAIDQGMVRPVNPHHVLSLLLSNTQFIFLGKAITMNTWQMSENAFTLYAEEHKQLVTLMIINFLFIEKSEDKLNLHVSEPALLALA
- a CDS encoding DUF5686 and carboxypeptidase-like regulatory domain-containing protein, which produces MNHLLRCISYQTVLFLSGLLFLSAGLTRAQVTTVTGTIIDGATNQPLPFANIVFVGTTIGISSNERGAYTLTGNGNFVSVAFSFLGYKTVTKSIKPGISQQVSIRLEPDAQVLNEVVIRKSKQERYRNKNNPAVELIRNVISHKEQNQIGHYDYAAYEEYDKLQFSLSSLSTKVSERKIFQKYKFLLNNRDTTTLPGKSLLPVYLEEKVSDAYFRKDPAKEKVIVKAKKRVDFGQYFDNNGLSLYLNRMYSKVDIYSNSIFLMTNQFLSPIASNAPLFYQYYLADTLTIGKAKLIGLNFVPRNGTDMLFEGKMYVTLDSNYAVQKINLTINPKINLNWVRDLQIRQQFEQNTDGRYYLSKSDMLADFGISKGGKGGGIFGQRTLSYRNYKTDEAHTASFYEGSPQVVAEDATTKPDVFWVENRHDSLSAAESKIYTNIDSLKRMPSFRRTMEALTFLLAGYKSFGPFEVGPANTFYSFNPVEGFRLRLGGRTTPELSKRYYAETYAAYGFKDQRWKYFLSGTYSINNKSIYQFPQNYIRTSFQRDTKIPGQELQFVQEDNFLLSFKRGVNDKWLYNDTWRIDYVHEFENHFSYSFGFKNWQQSAAEALLFKTATDNENTPSRTLTTTELSVEARYAPNEQFYQGKIYRIPIVGRYPVYTIRFTAGVKGLLNSSYNYQNLTASISKRFYLSQLGYTNVAVQGSYIFGQVPFPLLTIHRANQTYAYQLNSYNLMNFLEFVSDHHASLSIDHSFNGFFFNKIPLFKKLKWREAVSFKALYGGLRSQNDPQQNPSLYQFPVDALGTPSTYTLTKTPYIEASAGVANVLKFFRIDLVKRLNYLDHPNVSQWGIRARATFDF